The window CCCTTATCAAGTTAGCTTCTTTCTGTTTTACAGCATTGAGGGTATTTCTCCAAAAACAATATCCAGTATTGGTGGGTTACATCAGATGCTTGGTTTACATGAATATGGGTTTTCAGCTGTTGTGCGAGATTCGATTGCTTGTATTCCTGAACATAAAAGCACTAACAAGGCTGGAGCATCTTTTGAAACTCCTAGTGGCCGGCGCTTGGTATTCCCTTGGCCTTGCTAAGAACTGTCTCTCTTTAATTCTAAATTCTATTTGTTTGTTGATTTCTTATTGTGGTAAATTTTTAGATAACACCTTTAGAGTACATGGAGATGATTTCGTGTATGAAGCCTAGTTTATGGGCCAGTTTAGCTGATGAAGTACCAGCTTGGGTTTCGGAAAAGAGAAACAGAACCTCAGTGGATCGAACTCTGAGATGGCTTGACAGTTGCCTCAAAATAAGCTCCGTGAGTACTCATATCAAAGCATGATGATATTCCTTGACAATATTTActtgttaattaaattaaacactAGAACATGCTACTCATATCATATGCTTGTTTGACTGTCTTCATATTAAAAAGTATCCATTTtgacattatttcattcattatcaaaatcaagAATAATGATACAGTTTAGCTATATATCAAGAATGTTATTTCTAAAAGTCTCACATCTGATAAAGTATTTAAGTGAACATATGCTAGCTATAGAGGTCCTTCGTTTTGAAAAAAAGAGACCATTCCGCAAAGGGAAAAAGCAGAAACAAGACAATTGACTATGTTTGGGGCAAACTTGGAATATATGATATTAAGCAATGATTCTTTACCTTTTTCCATATACTTATGTTATAACCCTTTTTATTAAaggataaaacatttttattagtCCACAATAAGGTAAAGGTCGCTGACCTTGGTGAAACAGTATGCTATCTTATAACCCTTGTGTATCGTTTTATGTAGATAATCCATGCCTCTCTATtcaatattttctcatttttatgttcgaacatcaaatttatttGTCTTTCAAACTGAATATTGTCTGTTTGAATAACTAAAAAGTGCAGACCGGTGGAGCTGTTTTTGGAACAATTGTTGGTGGTTGTAGTGTGAAAGAGCGTCAACGTTGTGCAGAGGAAGTAGCAATGAGAAATGTATCAGGTAAGgctatctaaattatttattttttaaaattccacTTGTGACAAGTCTATTTTTACAGTTTAAGTTCATTCAATTGAGATGGGCTCTATTGAAAGGATTTGTCTTGTGTCATACAATGATGTCATGGATAAAGTATATGCATATTAATTAAAGTCTGAATATACATGCTTTGTGTTTTGTTCAGGATACTGGATCGGGGGGTTTGGGCTTGGAGAGAGCATGGATGATCGGAGTACTCTTCTAAATGCGATTATGGTGTGTGATTGTCAATTTATTCATTACCTTCATGATTTTCTACAGTGATACCAATTTCCTATATTATTCTGCAAAAGTTTTTGCATTATGATATGTGGTGTCTCATGTTAATTCAGTCAAATTATCTACTTTCTTAAAGTTCGGGTAATATAACGTGTTACATACTTTGACTGATCAAGAGAACATGCTGAAAAGATTTGAATTAGAGATTAGTCTTTCAGGTTATCTTCTTTGTTAGTATTTGATTCCTATTATGACTAgggtttaattaaataaattgggTCATAGTTGGTGACTAATATGGATTGAAAGGAATAGAAGAACTTTTGAGAGCAATGCCCAGACGGATTGCATGATTTTAAGCTCCATTTTCATGACCCCTGGCTGAGGTTAGGACCGGGTGTCTCCATATCATTTGGCGAGAGATATAGTGGATGTTCTCGAGGATCCCGGGTCtctttaatttcattttcagtataataatttgaatgttttcCCCTTTTCTGCTATTTTTCCTGTGCTTGTCATGACTTTTGGCTTTGTCCTGTTGCTTAAACAACGCTTTTTTATGATAATAAGTTTGTAGCAATAAGTATTTCTTTAATGACATCTCTAAATCTCCTCCCCTTCCTCTCAACATCTACAAAACCAATTTAGGGTTCGAATCACAATGGGAACTAGAACAATGTGATAACAAAACCTAAATGCCCCTCCCTTGAGAGAAAGATAAGATAAATCTCATAGAAGAAATATTTCCCCTTTTTATTCTATACCTGCACTTTAATATTTGTTCTAATGCTTCAGATGATGTTATTAAACTTTATGCATTTTCTAACAACCAAATGGTGATCTTATTTCAGGACAATTTACCCGATGAGAAGCCACGGCAGATCAGTGGGCTTGAACTCCCAGGTATTGTCTTAGTTCTTTTGCTGTCATTCAGCAACTtcctttttcattttcttgattGAATAAGTTCAGAATAAAGGGTTATAGTTTTTCTGCACCTTTTTCATAACTGATTCTTTTTCAATCGTGTAGAGGAGGTCTTGCAGGGTATTGCTGCCGGTGTTGATCTATTTGACTCTTC is drawn from Impatiens glandulifera chromosome 3, dImpGla2.1, whole genome shotgun sequence and contains these coding sequences:
- the LOC124933088 gene encoding queuine tRNA-ribosyltransferase accessory subunit 2-like, which codes for MNFAVKSCGNGRARTGVLQLGNVVIDTPALLISTRKGLPHFISPDLLPTLPSPDAHLLQFSPLHFIEGISPKTISSIGGLHQMLGLHEYGFSAVVRDSIACIPEHKSTNKAGASFETPSGRRLITPLEYMEMISCMKPSLWASLADEVPAWVSEKRNRTSVDRTLRWLDSCLKISSTGGAVFGTIVGGCSVKERQRCAEEVAMRNVSGYWIGGFGLGESMDDRSTLLNAIMDNLPDEKPRQISGLELPEEVLQGIAAGVDLFDSSYIYHLIQGGFALTFPLDGTKMIMDDDSGSNQIKINLKATIYRKDTSPIVDGCSCYTCQNHTKAYLNHLLNVHEMLVQTLLEIHNTHHYLGFFRRIREAIKEGKFEQFRQKFIQQRRNHLIAAAPANG